Proteins from one Peromyscus eremicus chromosome 8a, PerEre_H2_v1, whole genome shotgun sequence genomic window:
- the LOC131917422 gene encoding diazepam-binding inhibitor-like 5 produces MSQVEFEMACASLKQLKGPVSDQEKLLVYSFYKQATQGDCNIPVPPATDVRAKAKWEAWNVNKGMSKMDAMRIYIAKVEELKKKEPC; encoded by the coding sequence ATGAGCCAAGTGGAATTTGAAATGGCCTGCGCTTCCCTCAAACAGCTGAAGGGTCCCGTGAGTGATCAGGAGAAACTGTTGGTGTACAGCTTCTACAAGCAGGCCACCCAGGGCGACTGTAACATCCCTGTCCCTCCAGCCACAGATGTGAGAGCAAAGGCCAAATGGGAGGCATGGAATGTGAACAAAGGGATGTCCAAGATGGATGCCATGAGAATCTACATTGCCAAAGTGGAAGAGCTGAAGAAAAAGGAGCCTTGCTAA